A region of Panthera uncia isolate 11264 chromosome D4, Puncia_PCG_1.0, whole genome shotgun sequence DNA encodes the following proteins:
- the LOC125924277 gene encoding ATP synthase F(0) complex subunit C2, mitochondrial-like: MYTCAKFVSTPFFVRSTVLKSPETLTNESLISLADPNLLTSLIPSHSFSTSTILNDMDTAAKFTGAGASKVGVAGSGARIGTIFGSLIIGYARIPSLKLKLFSYAILGFALLETMGLFCLMVAFLILFVIDRVISTSLGLSPMSRLPRMFPGSLGESGWLRV; encoded by the coding sequence ATGTATACCTGTGCAAAGTTTGTCTCCACCCCCTTCTTCGTCAGGAGCACCGTGCTAAAATCACCAGAGACACTGACCAATGAGAGCCTCATCAGCCTGGCAGACCCAAATCTCCTGACCTCGCTTATTCCCAGCCATAGCTTCTCAACCAGCACCATTTTAAATGACATGGACACAGCAGCCAAGTTCACTGGGGCTGGGGCTTCCAAGGTAGGGGTGGCTGGCTCTGGGGCTAGAATTGGGACTATTTTTGGGAGCCTCATCATTGGTTATGCCAGGATCCCCTCTCTGAAGCTAAAGCTCTTCTCCTATGCCATTCTGGGTTTTGCCCTCTTGGAGACAATGGGGCTCTTTTGCCTGATGGTGGCCTTTCTCATCCTTTTTGTCATTGACAGAGTCATCTCCACCTCTCTGGGTCTTTCTCCAATGTCTCGTCTGCCCCGTATGTTCCCAGGCAGCCTGGGGGAAAGTGGTTGGCTCAGGGTTTGa